One genomic region from Fictibacillus marinisediminis encodes:
- a CDS encoding nuclease-related domain-containing protein: protein MIVKERKVPITVRKLEALLRRLPPDHRKRPDISDQLARRMAGYRGELALDYHLGYLLKKDYLIFNDLRLTVGERFFQIDTLILSPHYFLILEVKNISGTLVFDHNYKQLIRVSGEKEEGFADPVLQAERHRVQLQDWLSAQKLPQAPIEMLVVMSNPNTVIKNTLLNLDPSTSKRVIHGANLPLKIKIYEKMHAKELLNPQQIKKLSRKLVNSHTPSDPQILQQLQIPKEEILTGVECPECSALPMVRLHAK, encoded by the coding sequence TTGATTGTAAAAGAACGAAAAGTTCCTATTACGGTACGGAAATTGGAGGCTTTGCTGAGAAGGCTGCCTCCGGATCACCGTAAACGGCCCGATATTAGTGACCAATTAGCAAGGCGGATGGCGGGTTACAGAGGGGAGCTTGCCCTAGACTATCATTTGGGTTATCTCCTCAAGAAAGACTACCTTATTTTTAATGATCTCCGGCTTACGGTTGGCGAACGCTTTTTCCAGATAGATACGCTCATCCTTTCCCCTCATTACTTTCTCATTTTAGAGGTGAAAAACATCTCAGGAACACTTGTTTTTGATCACAATTATAAACAGCTCATTCGTGTGTCTGGTGAAAAAGAGGAAGGCTTCGCAGACCCAGTTTTGCAGGCCGAACGTCATCGTGTGCAGCTGCAGGATTGGCTATCCGCACAAAAACTCCCACAGGCTCCCATTGAAATGCTTGTTGTCATGAGCAACCCTAACACGGTAATTAAAAATACCCTCCTGAATCTGGATCCTTCCACATCCAAACGAGTCATTCACGGTGCAAATCTCCCCTTGAAAATAAAAATATATGAAAAGATGCATGCCAAAGAGCTCCTGAATCCCCAGCAAATAAAGAAGCTTTCTCGAAAACTAGTGAACAGCCACACTCCATCCGACCCTCAAATCCTTCAGCAGCTCCAAATCCCTAAAGAAGAAATTTTGACCGGTGTAGAGTGCCCGGAATGTTCCGCTCTCCCGATGGTTCGACTGCATGCGAAGTAG
- a CDS encoding Gfo/Idh/MocA family protein, whose product MRISILSAAHVHLDAFAAAVKLCPGTELAGIYDDDAHRGKKKAAEHSTIFYDDLGAALNECEAVIVCSENVKHDELVLAALEANKHVLCEKPLAVSTKSATIMAQKAIEQDAVLATAFPLRFNTPAVQMKRVIDQKQIGDVLAFHGKNPGQCPKGWFIDKNLSGGGALMDHIVHLADLMRWLTGAEVTRVFAEADSFLVPCITIDDVGHVQLEFENGIIADIDPSWSRPVGYPTWGGIDLRATGTEGAIDLKAYAQNIIQHNSTKTVHHNFGDFEYLHMMNAFVETIRKNPTELATAWDGVAATKIVEAAYLSAREHVVVEI is encoded by the coding sequence ATGAGAATCTCCATTTTATCAGCGGCTCATGTTCATTTAGATGCGTTCGCCGCTGCCGTGAAACTGTGTCCAGGCACAGAACTGGCGGGTATCTATGACGATGATGCTCATCGCGGGAAGAAGAAAGCGGCAGAGCATTCCACAATTTTTTATGATGATTTGGGAGCGGCGTTGAACGAATGTGAAGCGGTGATCGTCTGCTCAGAGAATGTCAAACATGATGAGTTGGTACTGGCAGCTTTAGAGGCGAACAAGCATGTCCTTTGTGAAAAACCGCTGGCTGTATCAACAAAAAGTGCCACCATCATGGCGCAAAAGGCTATTGAGCAGGATGCTGTTTTGGCCACTGCTTTTCCGTTGAGGTTCAATACGCCGGCTGTTCAAATGAAACGGGTCATCGATCAAAAACAAATTGGTGATGTTCTGGCTTTTCACGGCAAGAATCCGGGGCAATGCCCGAAAGGATGGTTTATTGATAAGAACCTGTCCGGCGGGGGCGCACTGATGGATCATATCGTTCATCTCGCAGATTTGATGCGATGGCTGACTGGAGCTGAAGTGACGAGGGTGTTTGCAGAAGCTGATTCCTTCTTGGTACCGTGCATCACCATTGATGACGTCGGCCACGTGCAGCTGGAGTTTGAGAATGGAATCATCGCTGACATCGACCCGAGCTGGTCACGGCCGGTGGGCTATCCGACGTGGGGTGGCATTGATCTTCGGGCGACAGGAACGGAAGGGGCCATCGACTTAAAAGCGTATGCCCAGAACATCATCCAGCATAACAGCACGAAAACGGTCCACCATAACTTTGGTGACTTTGAATATCTTCACATGATGAATGCATTTGTTGAGACGATACGGAAAAATCCGACAGAGCTGGCCACTGCTTGGGACGGGGTGGCGGCGACAAAGATTGTTGAAGCAGCCTATCTTTCGGCGAGGGAGCATGTGGTCGTAGAAATTTGA
- a CDS encoding VOC family protein has product MINKVGQIMLYVNNQDEAVNFWTEKVGFSVISEEDNGQGMRWIEIAPAKDAETSIILHNKEFVAKMSPELNLGTPSLMFFSENFDQLRSDLSNKNVTVGEIVNMPSGRVFNFADSEENYFAVMEKK; this is encoded by the coding sequence ATGATTAATAAGGTCGGTCAAATTATGCTGTATGTAAATAATCAAGATGAGGCAGTGAATTTTTGGACGGAAAAGGTAGGATTTAGTGTAATTTCTGAAGAAGATAACGGTCAGGGAATGAGATGGATTGAAATTGCTCCAGCAAAGGATGCAGAAACAAGTATCATTCTGCATAATAAGGAATTCGTTGCAAAAATGTCGCCTGAATTAAATCTTGGTACACCTTCTTTAATGTTTTTCTCGGAAAATTTCGATCAATTACGTAGCGACTTATCAAATAAAAATGTCACAGTCGGAGAAATTGTAAATATGCCTTCTGGCAGAGTATTTAACTTTGCAGATAGTGAAGAAAATTACTTTGCAGTAATGGAAAAAAAGTAA
- a CDS encoding AraC family transcriptional regulator has translation MNQNAASPETLNIKKAPQLLYAGQISDNPHWKFSSHKHDNLSEIVYISGGQGTFIIDGITYEASQGDILVYNKDVLHEEWSNPDHPLQTYFCGITNLSIQGLKDLHVIPSDIEPVIRRNKYSSKIETYLSEIFDEAALQAKGYEMICQNLLTSLITVIHRIIHLHHQDASAEKQDSLSHRIKEYIDKHYTRNLSLDDLAAVFFISPYYLSHVFKEDMNLSPIHYLITRRMGEAKRLLVSTNLKIREVAQLVGYDNPNYFTMLFKKFTGESPKKFKEKHMERLYYQK, from the coding sequence ATGAATCAGAATGCAGCTTCCCCAGAAACTCTGAATATAAAAAAAGCCCCGCAGCTTTTATATGCCGGGCAGATCAGTGACAATCCACATTGGAAATTTTCGAGCCATAAACATGATAACCTGAGTGAAATCGTCTATATCAGTGGTGGACAAGGGACGTTCATTATTGATGGAATAACATATGAAGCTTCACAAGGAGATATCCTGGTCTACAATAAAGACGTGCTCCATGAGGAATGGTCCAACCCTGACCACCCACTACAAACGTATTTTTGCGGGATCACCAACCTATCCATCCAGGGCTTGAAGGATCTTCATGTCATCCCATCTGACATCGAGCCCGTTATTCGCCGCAATAAATACTCTTCTAAAATAGAAACATACCTGTCCGAAATCTTTGATGAGGCGGCGCTTCAAGCAAAAGGATACGAGATGATCTGCCAGAACCTGCTTACGTCACTTATTACGGTCATCCATCGCATCATCCATCTGCATCATCAAGACGCGTCTGCAGAAAAGCAAGACTCCCTCTCTCATCGGATAAAAGAATATATTGATAAACACTATACAAGGAACCTCTCATTGGATGACTTGGCCGCAGTATTCTTCATCAGCCCTTACTACCTCTCGCATGTGTTTAAAGAAGACATGAACCTGTCGCCTATTCACTACCTCATTACAAGGAGAATGGGTGAGGCCAAACGGCTGCTCGTCTCAACTAACCTGAAAATAAGAGAAGTCGCCCAGCTGGTCGGGTATGACAACCCGAATTATTTTACGATGCTGTTTAAAAAGTTTACGGGAGAGTCGCCTAAGAAGTTTAAGGAGAAGCATATGGAGAGGCTGTATTATCAGAAATAG
- a CDS encoding GNAT family N-acetyltransferase, with product MRELQTERLLLRPWKESDVKDLYDYAKSDLVGPNAGWKPHKDEEESKEIIQMFLESNDVLYAIELLSEHKVIGSIGLHDRKPDETLSHLNQKEIGYVLNPAYWGKGYVPEAVNRVLEHGFEDLYLDIVWCGHYDFNHNSKRVNEKCGFNYRFSENKILERLDGQEVVCLYYSILKSEYQNGKNVTDAS from the coding sequence ATGCGAGAATTGCAGACCGAAAGATTATTATTGAGACCTTGGAAGGAATCTGACGTCAAAGACTTGTACGATTACGCGAAAAGCGACTTAGTGGGCCCGAATGCCGGCTGGAAACCGCATAAGGATGAGGAAGAAAGCAAAGAGATCATTCAAATGTTCCTTGAGAGCAATGATGTGTTGTATGCCATTGAACTTCTCTCTGAACATAAGGTGATCGGCAGTATCGGACTGCATGACCGAAAACCGGATGAAACCTTGTCCCATCTAAATCAAAAGGAGATCGGCTATGTCCTGAATCCAGCCTATTGGGGAAAGGGCTATGTTCCTGAAGCGGTAAACCGAGTACTGGAGCACGGGTTTGAAGATCTGTATTTGGATATCGTTTGGTGTGGACACTATGATTTTAACCATAATTCCAAGAGAGTGAATGAGAAGTGCGGATTCAACTACAGATTTAGTGAAAATAAGATATTAGAGCGATTGGATGGGCAGGAAGTTGTCTGTCTGTACTATAGTATTTTGAAGTCGGAGTACCAGAATGGAAAGAATGTAACGGATGCATCCTGA
- a CDS encoding DUF2690 domain-containing protein — protein MRWSTGCSKDARTVRSVDIVCEETDLVRGEVYIRHSNKCHASWAQVYFGFPLEKGETGNAEIRQFDSHKIFMRLYDCASPGGNGKVSPGQLSCYSAMVNNPAGNYARAQGVWSKNGIYFWGFGNTSYY, from the coding sequence ATGAGGTGGAGCACCGGATGTTCAAAGGACGCTAGAACCGTTCGTTCAGTTGACATCGTATGTGAAGAAACTGATTTAGTGAGAGGAGAAGTTTATATTCGTCATAGCAACAAATGTCATGCCTCATGGGCGCAGGTTTACTTTGGATTCCCTTTGGAAAAGGGTGAAACTGGAAACGCAGAAATACGTCAATTCGATAGTCACAAAATATTCATGAGATTATATGACTGTGCAAGTCCAGGCGGAAACGGAAAAGTCAGTCCGGGACAACTCAGCTGCTATTCTGCGATGGTCAATAATCCCGCAGGAAACTATGCCAGAGCCCAGGGTGTTTGGTCTAAAAACGGCATCTACTTTTGGGGTTTTGGCAACACAAGTTATTATTAA
- a CDS encoding Gfo/Idh/MocA family protein, with the protein MKIVILGYGFIGSIHLNAYLQMKDVEVAGIYSTTQTGDIQGIPVYNDLEKCLELGDVVDVCLPTFMHRDVFEKAVEKGKHVFLEKPMAHTDEDCRCMLELEKRCSSKVMVGQVLRYFPEYRKLKESIDPDKPASTLLSRRSQLPVSAKNWSLDRSNSGGVILDLSLHDIDFARWAFGPVTRVFAQTDPDHYYALITLRHENGSISRIEGSWRYDGGFAQEVEIAQENELFTFNSQEVSPLSVHRNVSLKKDSTEVPPVLLRDDPWYLELRDFIDSIRNDEPAPVTLQDAYESTKLALLALQSAEEKRPISLEKELNTR; encoded by the coding sequence GTGAAAATTGTTATTTTGGGATACGGCTTTATCGGAAGCATCCACCTGAACGCGTATCTGCAGATGAAGGATGTAGAAGTAGCAGGGATTTATTCTACGACCCAAACAGGGGATATACAAGGGATTCCCGTTTATAACGATTTGGAGAAGTGCCTGGAGCTCGGGGATGTGGTTGACGTTTGTCTTCCTACATTTATGCACCGGGATGTTTTTGAAAAAGCGGTGGAGAAAGGCAAGCATGTTTTTCTCGAAAAACCGATGGCGCATACCGATGAAGACTGCCGATGCATGCTGGAGCTGGAAAAGCGCTGCAGCTCGAAAGTGATGGTCGGACAGGTGCTTCGCTATTTTCCTGAGTACCGTAAGCTGAAGGAGAGTATTGATCCGGATAAACCGGCTTCCACTTTACTTTCAAGGCGCTCTCAATTACCTGTGAGCGCAAAAAACTGGTCTCTCGACCGCAGCAATAGCGGCGGGGTTATTTTGGACCTCAGCCTGCATGATATCGACTTCGCTCGGTGGGCGTTCGGGCCGGTTACGCGTGTTTTTGCACAGACAGATCCCGATCATTACTATGCCCTCATCACATTGCGGCACGAAAATGGCTCGATCAGCCGTATTGAAGGCAGCTGGAGGTATGACGGCGGATTCGCGCAGGAAGTGGAGATCGCGCAGGAAAATGAACTGTTTACGTTTAACAGTCAGGAGGTTTCTCCGCTCTCGGTTCACCGGAATGTTTCGCTTAAGAAAGATTCCACAGAGGTTCCGCCGGTCTTGCTGCGGGATGACCCTTGGTATCTTGAACTGAGAGATTTTATTGATAGCATTCGAAATGATGAGCCGGCTCCTGTCACACTGCAGGATGCCTATGAGAGTACGAAACTTGCACTGCTGGCATTACAGTCTGCGGAGGAAAAGCGGCCGATTTCCTTAGAAAAGGAGCTGAACACACGATGA
- a CDS encoding phytanoyl-CoA dioxygenase family protein, giving the protein MNQKLNNILEIAVPLNERKNNEPLRVLSEEDWMFWKENGYVIVHDAVPQDHVDRLAKLIWDFEEKDPNDSSRWYTAARREIQMEELKNTGMVELYNHQYLWDNRMHQKVYDAFVDIWGTEKLWASIDRCNLNLPMKPGHEYNSFIHWDVDTSLDSIPVNVQGVLSLVDTDVNMGGFQCIPELYRDFDEWIKDQPADRDPHKPDTTGYTPTKVVTKAGDLLIFNSMQPHGIRPNYSDKPRLAQYISMFPAQEGNEQLIETRVESWKERIPPSGKAFPGDPRNLEHERYDTAQLTELGEKLLGLKKW; this is encoded by the coding sequence ATGAACCAGAAGCTGAATAATATTCTTGAGATCGCTGTTCCGTTGAATGAGAGGAAAAATAATGAACCGTTGCGTGTGCTTAGTGAGGAAGATTGGATGTTTTGGAAAGAGAACGGTTATGTGATTGTTCATGACGCCGTTCCACAAGACCATGTCGATCGCTTGGCGAAGCTGATTTGGGACTTTGAAGAAAAAGATCCGAACGATTCCTCTAGATGGTATACAGCGGCACGGCGTGAAATTCAGATGGAAGAATTGAAGAATACAGGGATGGTCGAGCTTTACAACCATCAGTATCTTTGGGATAACCGCATGCATCAGAAGGTGTATGATGCCTTTGTGGATATTTGGGGAACGGAAAAATTGTGGGCCAGCATTGACCGGTGCAACCTCAACCTTCCGATGAAGCCTGGGCATGAATATAACAGCTTTATTCATTGGGATGTGGACACATCGCTTGATTCGATTCCGGTAAACGTTCAGGGCGTTCTCTCGCTTGTTGATACGGACGTGAACATGGGAGGATTTCAGTGTATTCCTGAACTGTACCGTGACTTTGATGAATGGATAAAAGATCAGCCAGCTGACCGTGATCCGCACAAGCCGGATACGACGGGCTACACACCTACAAAAGTGGTAACTAAAGCAGGCGATTTGCTCATCTTTAACAGCATGCAGCCGCACGGCATCCGTCCAAATTATTCGGATAAGCCGCGCCTTGCCCAATACATCTCCATGTTCCCGGCGCAGGAGGGGAATGAGCAGCTGATTGAGACACGGGTGGAGTCATGGAAAGAGAGAATTCCGCCCAGCGGCAAGGCCTTCCCTGGAGATCCGCGCAACCTGGAGCACGAGAGATATGATACGGCACAGTTGACGGAGTTAGGGGAGAAGCTGTTGGGGTTGAAGAAGTGGTAG